In the Pleuronectes platessa chromosome 8, fPlePla1.1, whole genome shotgun sequence genome, one interval contains:
- the LOC128445685 gene encoding uncharacterized protein LOC128445685: MLKPSSVKTFNDYAHVIFIPYLTRKFETVSRLDLVWDRYLSDSLKAATRAKRGTGIQRRVVGDAAIPRNWQNFLRVDSNKTELFAFLSEALLRWFVQEDKQLVITSDMEVLSKPPLPDRTSIAPCTHEEADSRMLLHVAHAARNGHHKIMIQTVDTDVVVLAVAVAQTLQPEDELWLAFGTGKNFRYLAAHEIAAGLGPEKACALPVFHALTGCDTVSSFVGHGKKTAWAVWSVLPELTLALLKVSSAPDDIPQEVMATIERFVILVYDRTSTCTEINTARRKLFAKRHNVQTIPPTKAALEEHVKRAVYQGGHVWGTVLVSTPELPSPCEWGWSKSPEGDYEPFWTCLPDAGQSSYELVSCKCKKGCVGQCKCKKSHLQCTALCVCEGECDWSSL; encoded by the coding sequence ATGCTGAAACCAAGTTCAGTAAAAACCTTCAATGACTATGCCCATGTGATCTTCATTCCATATCTGACCAGAAAGTTTGAAACTGTGTCCAGGCTTGATCTGGTGTGGGACCGCTACTTGTCTGACTCTCTGAAAGCTGCTACGAGAGCAAAGCGTGGCACTGGAATTCAGAGACGTGTGGTAGGTGATGCAGCCATTCCCAGGAACTGGCAAAACTTTCTTAGAGTTGACAGCAATAAGACTGAGTTGTTTGCCTTTCTCTCGGAGGCTCTGCTCAGATGGTTTGTGCAGGAGGATAAACAGCTTGTCATCACAAGTGACATGGAAGTCCTTAGCAAGCCACCTCTCCCAGATAGGACATCGATTGCTCCTTGCACGCATGAGGAAGCGGATAGTCGCATGTTATTGCACGTAGCCCATGCAGCAAGAAACGGCCACCACAAAATTATGATTCAAACAGTTGATACTGATGTTGTGGTGCTGGCTGTGGCAGTGGCTCAGACTCTACAACCAGAGGATGAGCTTTGGTTGGCTTTCGGTACTGGTAAGAATTTTCGATATTTGGCAGCCCATGAAATTGCAGCAGGGCTCGGGCCCGAGAAAGCATGTGCACTACCAGTGTTCCATGCATTGACGGGTTGTGACACTGTGTCAAGCTTTGTTGGCCATGGGAAAAAGACTGCATGGGCTGTATGGTCTGTGCTTCCAGAACTTACACTTGCCCTGTTGAAAGTGTCTTCAGCCCCAGATGACATACCACAGGAGGTAATGGCCACAATTGAGAGGTTTGTTATCTTAGTCTATGACCGAACCAGCACATGTACAGAAATCAATACggcaaggaggaagttatttgCAAAGAGGCACAATGTGCAAACAATCCCCCCTACCAAGGCTGCCCTAGAAGAGCATGTTAAGAGAGCTGTATACCAAGGAGGGCACGTGTGGGGTACAGTCCTGGTGTCAACACCAGAACTACCTTCACCGTGCGAATGGGGCTGGTCAAAGTCACCTGAGGGGGACTATGAACCCTTCTGGACATGCCTACCAGATGCAGGCCAGTCAAGTTATGAACTTGTCTCATGCAAATGCAAGAAAGGTTGTGTTGGGCAGTGTAAGTGCAAAAAATCCCACTTACAGTGCACAGccctttgtgtctgtgaaggCGAGTGTGACTGGTCTTCCCTGTGA
- the LOC128445686 gene encoding magnesium transporter protein 1 isoform X1 — MLKKLFICLFVFFIHNHEPADGQKKKETLLSEKVTQMMEWTSKRSVIRMNGDKFRRFVKAPPRNYSVVIMFTALQPQRQCGVCRQADEEYQVLANSWRYSSAFTNKVFFASVDFDEGSDVFQMLNMNSAPTFLHFPSKGKTRLSDTYELQVRGFAAEQLARWVADRTDVQIRVIRPPNYAGPLLLGLLLAVIGGMAYLRRHNLEFLFSKNVWAFSALCFVLIMTSGQMWNHIRGPPYAHKNPSTGQVSYIHGSSQAQFVAETHIVLLFNAAVTMGIVLLCEAATSDIDIGKRKIMCVAGIGLVMLFFSWLLSIFRAKYHGYPYSFLMS, encoded by the exons ATGTTGAAGAAACTTTTTATttgcctgtttgttttcttcattcACAACCATGAGCCAGCTGACggccagaaaaagaaagag ACTCTGCTGTCAGAGAAGGTGACACAGATGATGGAGTGGACCTCCAAGCGTTCAGTCATCAGGATGAACGGAGATAAGTTTCGTCGCTTTGTCAAGGCTCCTCCCAGAAATTACTCTGTGGTCATCATGTTTACAGCTCTGCAGCCACAGAGACAGTGTGGGGTATGCAG ACAAGCTGATGAGGAATACCAAGTTCTGGCTAACTCCTGGCGTTATTCCTCTGCCTTTACTAATAAAGTCTTCTTTGCATCTGTTGATTTTGATGAAGGATCAGACGTCTTTCAGATG CTGAATATGAATTCTGCTCCAACCTTCCTCCACTTCCCATCAAAAGGAAAAACTCGCTTATCTGATACCTAtgagctgcaggtcagaggCTTTGCAGCTGAGCAGCTTGCTAGATGGGTGGCAGACAGAACTGATGTACAG ATCCGCGTCATTCGTCCTCCCAACTACGCTGGGCCTCTCCTACTGGGCCTCCTCCTGGCTGTGATCGGAGGAATGGCATATCTACGAAGACACAATTTGGAGTTTCTCTTTAGCAAGAATGTCTGGGCCTTCTCTGCACtg TGCTTTGTCCTGATCATGACTTCAGGCCAGATGTGGAACCACATCAGAGGACCACCTTATGCACACAAGAACCCTAGCACCGGACAAGTT AGTTACATTCATGGCAGCAGTCAGGCCCAGTTTGTGGCTGAGACACACATCGTCCTACTCTTCA ATGCTGCTGTTACCATGGGAattgtgctgctgtgtgaggCTGCCACTTCTGACATAGACATTGGAAAGAGGAAga ttatGTGTGTAGCAGGTATTGGTCTGGTGATGCTGTTCTTCAGCTGGCTGTTGTCCATTTTCAGAGCCAAGTACCATGGATACCCATACAG CTTCCTGATGAGTTAG
- the LOC128445686 gene encoding magnesium transporter protein 1 isoform X2 produces the protein MLKKLFICLFVFFIHNHEPADGQKKKETLLSEKVTQMMEWTSKRSVIRMNGDKFRRFVKAPPRNYSVVIMFTALQPQRQCGVCRQADEEYQVLANSWRYSSAFTNKVFFASVDFDEGSDVFQMLNMNSAPTFLHFPSKGKTRLSDTYELQVRGFAAEQLARWVADRTDVQCFVLIMTSGQMWNHIRGPPYAHKNPSTGQVSYIHGSSQAQFVAETHIVLLFNAAVTMGIVLLCEAATSDIDIGKRKIMCVAGIGLVMLFFSWLLSIFRAKYHGYPYSFLMS, from the exons ATGTTGAAGAAACTTTTTATttgcctgtttgttttcttcattcACAACCATGAGCCAGCTGACggccagaaaaagaaagag ACTCTGCTGTCAGAGAAGGTGACACAGATGATGGAGTGGACCTCCAAGCGTTCAGTCATCAGGATGAACGGAGATAAGTTTCGTCGCTTTGTCAAGGCTCCTCCCAGAAATTACTCTGTGGTCATCATGTTTACAGCTCTGCAGCCACAGAGACAGTGTGGGGTATGCAG ACAAGCTGATGAGGAATACCAAGTTCTGGCTAACTCCTGGCGTTATTCCTCTGCCTTTACTAATAAAGTCTTCTTTGCATCTGTTGATTTTGATGAAGGATCAGACGTCTTTCAGATG CTGAATATGAATTCTGCTCCAACCTTCCTCCACTTCCCATCAAAAGGAAAAACTCGCTTATCTGATACCTAtgagctgcaggtcagaggCTTTGCAGCTGAGCAGCTTGCTAGATGGGTGGCAGACAGAACTGATGTACAG TGCTTTGTCCTGATCATGACTTCAGGCCAGATGTGGAACCACATCAGAGGACCACCTTATGCACACAAGAACCCTAGCACCGGACAAGTT AGTTACATTCATGGCAGCAGTCAGGCCCAGTTTGTGGCTGAGACACACATCGTCCTACTCTTCA ATGCTGCTGTTACCATGGGAattgtgctgctgtgtgaggCTGCCACTTCTGACATAGACATTGGAAAGAGGAAga ttatGTGTGTAGCAGGTATTGGTCTGGTGATGCTGTTCTTCAGCTGGCTGTTGTCCATTTTCAGAGCCAAGTACCATGGATACCCATACAG CTTCCTGATGAGTTAG